The following DNA comes from Kitasatospora sp. NBC_01287.
GACGGTGCTCAACATCGTGATCGCCGGTGCGATCACCTACCAGAGCATCGAGGGCGAGCAGCGCAGCCAGCGCCGGGCCGCGCACATCGACGAACTGGCCGAGGCCAACCGGCGGCTGCGGGAGACCATGGCGGAGAACGCCGGCCTGCACGCGCAGCTGGTGGTGCAGGCCCGCGAGGCCGGGGTGCTGGACGAGCGCCAGCGGATGGCCGGCGAGATCCACGACACCATCGCCCAGGGGCTGACCGGGATCGTCACCCAGCTGGAGGCGGCCGAGCGCTTCGACGGTGACCCCGAGCGCCGCGCCAGGCACCGCGAACTGGCCCGGCGGCTGGCCCGCGAGAGCCTGGCCGAGGCGCGCCGCTCGGTGCAGGCGCTGCGGCCCGGCCCGCTCGCCGAGGCGCACCTGCCGGAGGCCGTCCAGGACCTGGCCGGGCGCTGGTCGCAGACCTCGGGGGTGCCCGCCCGGGTGACGGTCACCGGGACCCCGGTTCCGCTGGCGCCCGCCCTGGAGGTGGCGCTCTTCCGGGCCGCGCAGGAGGGGCTCGCCAACATCGCCAAACACGCCGGCGCCACGCGGGCCGCGCTGACCCTCTCCTACACGCACGAGGTGGTGCTGCTCGACGTGCTGGACGACGGCGCCGGGTTCGAGCCGGGCGGCGCGGACACGGCCCCCGACGGCAAGGACGACGGCAAGGACGACGGCAAGGACGACGGGCAGGACGACGGCAAGGACGACGGCAAGGACGACGGCAAGGACGACGGGCAGGACGACGGCAAGGACGACGGCCAGGGCGAAGGCCAGGACCACGGCGGCTACGGCCTCACCGCGATGCGCCGGCGGCTGCGCCAGGTCGGCGGCACGCTGGAGATCGAGAGCGCCCCGGGGGAGGGCACCGCGATCAGCATCAGCGTGCCCGCCCCGCCGGTCCGCCGTGCCACCACGCCGGTGGAGAATGCGGTGTGACCATTCGCCTGCTGATCGTTGATGACCACCCCATCGTCCGGGACGGCCTGCGCGGCGTCTTCGAGGACGACCCCGCCTTCGAGGTCGCGGGCGAGGCCTCGGACGGGGCCCAGGGCGTGGAGCGGGCGCTGGCACTGCGGGTGGACGTGGTGCTGATGGACCTGCGGATGCCCGGCACCGGCGGTGTCGAGGCGATCCGGCGGCTGCGTGAACTGGCGCCGGACGTGCGGGTCCTGGTGCTGACCACCTACGACACCGACGCCGATGTGCTGCCCGCGGTGGAGGCCGGCGCGACCGGCTACCTGCTCAAGGACGCCCCGCGGGAGGAGTTGGTGCGCGCGGTGCGGGCAGCCCACCAGGGGCAGGCGGTGCTCGCTCCGACGGTGGCGCAGAAGCTGCTGGGCCGGATGCGGGAACCGGCGCCCGCACCCGCCGAGGTGCTGACGGACCGCGAGTTGGAGGTGCTGCGGTTGGTCGCGGCGGGCAGTACGAACAAGGAGTCGGCCAAGCGGCTGCTCATCAGCGAGGCCACCGTCAAGACCCATCTGCTGCACCTGTACGCCAAGTTGGGCGTCCGCGACCGGGCGGCGGCGGTCGCCGCGGGCTACCGGAAGGGCCTGCTCAGCTGAGGCGCGCCCGCCCGGTCGGGGCTCGGCCGCGAGCGCGCCGCCCCAGGCCCGGCCGTCAGCGACCGGCCGTCAGCAGCCGGCGGTCAGCTCGGGCGCCCCATCGCACGGTAGATCCAGCCCGCCGCACGCCAACTCGGCCCGTCCAGCACGTTGCGCCCGTCCAGCAGGCGGCGTTCGGCGACCACCTCGCCCAGTGCCACCGGGTCCAGCTCGCGGAACTCCTGCCACTCCGTCAGGTGCAGCACCACGTGGGCACCCACGGCCGCCTCGGTGGCCGAGACGGCGTAGGAGAGCGAGGGGAACATCTTGCGGGCGTTGTCCATCGCCTTGGGGTCGTAGACGGTGACCTGGGCGCCCTGCAGCTGGATCTGCGCGGCCACGTTGAGCGCGGGCGAGTCGCGGATGTCGTCCGAGTCGGGCTTGAAGGAGGCGCCGAGCACCGCCACCCGCCGGTCCAGGAAGCCGCCGCCGCACTGCTCACGGGCCAGCTCCACCATCCGCGAGCGGCGGCGCATGTTGATCGAGTCGACCTCGCGCAGGAAGGTCAGTGCCTGGTCGGCGCCCAGCTCCCCGGCCCTGGCCATGAAGGCGCGGATGTCCTTGGGAAGGCAGCCGCCGCCGAAGCCGAGCCCGGCGTTGAGGAAGCGGCCGCCGATCCGCTCGTCGAAGGAGAGCGCCTTGGCCAGCAGCGTCACGTCCGCGCCGGCGCTCTCGCAGACCTCGGCCATCGCGTTGATGAAGGAGATCTTGGTGGCCAGGAAGGAGTTGGCGGCGGCCTTCACCAGTTCGGCGGTCGGGTAGTCGGTGACCACCAGCGGCACGCCGTCGCCCAGCGGGGTCGCGTACACCTCGCGCAGCAGCTCCTCGGCCCGGCCGCCCGGCCGCACACCGATCACGATCCGGTCGGGGTGCAGCGTGTCGCCCACCGCGTAGCCCTCGCGCAGGAACTCCGGGTTCCAGGCCAGCTCGACGTCCTCGCCCGCCGGGGCCAGCGCGGCCAGCCGCTCGGCCAGCCGGCTCGCGCTGCCCACCGGGACGGTGGACTTGCCGACCACCAGGGCCGGGCGGGTCAGGTGCGGGGCCAGCTGGTCCACCGCGAGGTCGACCCAGGACATGTCGGCGGCGAACTCGCCCCTCTTCTGCGGCGTGTTCACGCAGATGAAGTGGACGTCGGCGAACTCGGCGACCTCCTGCGAGGAGGAGGTGAAGCGCAGCCGTCCACTCGAACCCGGATGACCCGCGACGTGCTTCAGCAGCAGCTCGGACAAGCCGGGCTCGTACATCGGCACCTGGCCGGCGGTGAGCGCGGCGAGCTTCTCGGGATCGATGTCGAGCCCGATCACCTCGAACCCCAGCTCCGCGAGGCAGGCCGCGTGGGTGGCACCGAGGTAGCCGGTACCGATCACCGAGATTCGCAGGGCCACGGGGCTTCCCCTTCGCGGGCCGCCGGGATAAGACCGGCATGCAGGACAGCAGCGGACAGGACGGAGGTGCAGCCACTGATGGTAGCCGCCGCTCGGTATGTCATCGACGTCACGTCTGGTGATCGCGGCCCGCGGGCCTAGAATGAGCAACTACTTAACGGTAATTAACGTCGTTTCGCAGAGGGGCAGCAGACCATGGCTGGCAACGCCGATTTCGACCTCTTCCGGATCTCGGAGGAGCACGAGATGCTCCGCGAGACGGTCCGCGCGCTCGCCGAGGCCAAGATCGCCCCGTTCGCGGCGGACGTGGACGAGCACGGCCGGTTCCCGCAGGAGGCCCGGGACGCCCTGGAGGCCAACGACCTGCACGCGGTGCACGTCCCCGAGGAGTACGGCGGCGGCGGGGCCGACGCGCTGGCCACCGTCATCGTGATCGAGGAGGTCGCCCGGGTCTGCGCCTCCTCGTCGCTGATCCCGGCCGTCAACAAGCTCGGCTCGCTGCCGGTGCAGCTGTCCGGCTCCGAGGAGCTGAAGGCCAAGTACCTGGGCGCGCTGGCCCGCGGCGAGGGCATGTTCTCCTACTGCCTCTCCGAGCCGGACGCCGGTTCGGACGCGGCGGGCATGAAGACCCGCGCGGTGCGCGACGGCGACTTCTGGGTGCTCAACGGCGTCAAGCGGTGGATCACCAACGCCGGCGTCTCGGAGTTCTACACCGTGATGGCCGTCACCGACCCCGAGAAGCGCTCCAAGGGCATCTCGGCCTTCGTGGTGGAGAAGGGCGACGAGGGCGTCTCCTTCGGCGCCCCGGAGAAGAAGCTCGGTATCAAGGGCTCGCCGACCCGCGAGGTCTACCTGGACAACGTCCGGATCCCGGCCGACCGCATGATCGGCGCCGAGGGCACCGGCTTCGCCACCGCGATGAAGACCCTGGACCACACCCGGATCACCATCGCCGCCCAGGCGCTGGGCATCGCCCAGGGCGCGCTCGACTACGCCGCCGGCTACGTCAAGGAGCGCAAGCAGTTCGGCAAGGCGATCGCCGAGTTCCAGGGCGTCCAGTTCATGCTGGCCGACATGGCGATGAAGCTGGAGGCGGCCCGCCAGCTGACCTACTCCGCCGCCGCGAAGTCGCAGCGCGTTGCCGGTGGGGGGGAGAAG
Coding sequences within:
- a CDS encoding sensor histidine kinase, translated to MNQDSRENRIRRIQRYVPYCGLAFSALLATVLTGTAAHRAAVLGLSGLTALWQWLMCVPFTESGRRRGKAVAYYAGLLVLIGLLVALSPVFGFFAFTGYLQVAVLPRRLWPPAIAATAALTAIAQVGGVGSLHGDLLVLYAGLTVLNIVIAGAITYQSIEGEQRSQRRAAHIDELAEANRRLRETMAENAGLHAQLVVQAREAGVLDERQRMAGEIHDTIAQGLTGIVTQLEAAERFDGDPERRARHRELARRLARESLAEARRSVQALRPGPLAEAHLPEAVQDLAGRWSQTSGVPARVTVTGTPVPLAPALEVALFRAAQEGLANIAKHAGATRAALTLSYTHEVVLLDVLDDGAGFEPGGADTAPDGKDDGKDDGKDDGQDDGKDDGKDDGKDDGQDDGKDDGQGEGQDHGGYGLTAMRRRLRQVGGTLEIESAPGEGTAISISVPAPPVRRATTPVENAV
- a CDS encoding response regulator transcription factor translates to MTIRLLIVDDHPIVRDGLRGVFEDDPAFEVAGEASDGAQGVERALALRVDVVLMDLRMPGTGGVEAIRRLRELAPDVRVLVLTTYDTDADVLPAVEAGATGYLLKDAPREELVRAVRAAHQGQAVLAPTVAQKLLGRMREPAPAPAEVLTDRELEVLRLVAAGSTNKESAKRLLISEATVKTHLLHLYAKLGVRDRAAAVAAGYRKGLLS
- a CDS encoding UDP-glucose/GDP-mannose dehydrogenase family protein, whose amino-acid sequence is MALRISVIGTGYLGATHAACLAELGFEVIGLDIDPEKLAALTAGQVPMYEPGLSELLLKHVAGHPGSSGRLRFTSSSQEVAEFADVHFICVNTPQKRGEFAADMSWVDLAVDQLAPHLTRPALVVGKSTVPVGSASRLAERLAALAPAGEDVELAWNPEFLREGYAVGDTLHPDRIVIGVRPGGRAEELLREVYATPLGDGVPLVVTDYPTAELVKAAANSFLATKISFINAMAEVCESAGADVTLLAKALSFDERIGGRFLNAGLGFGGGCLPKDIRAFMARAGELGADQALTFLREVDSINMRRRSRMVELAREQCGGGFLDRRVAVLGASFKPDSDDIRDSPALNVAAQIQLQGAQVTVYDPKAMDNARKMFPSLSYAVSATEAAVGAHVVLHLTEWQEFRELDPVALGEVVAERRLLDGRNVLDGPSWRAAGWIYRAMGRPS
- a CDS encoding acyl-CoA dehydrogenase family protein, with translation MAGNADFDLFRISEEHEMLRETVRALAEAKIAPFAADVDEHGRFPQEARDALEANDLHAVHVPEEYGGGGADALATVIVIEEVARVCASSSLIPAVNKLGSLPVQLSGSEELKAKYLGALARGEGMFSYCLSEPDAGSDAAGMKTRAVRDGDFWVLNGVKRWITNAGVSEFYTVMAVTDPEKRSKGISAFVVEKGDEGVSFGAPEKKLGIKGSPTREVYLDNVRIPADRMIGAEGTGFATAMKTLDHTRITIAAQALGIAQGALDYAAGYVKERKQFGKAIAEFQGVQFMLADMAMKLEAARQLTYSAAAKSQRVAGGGEKEDLTFFGAAAKCFASDVAMEITTDAVQLLGGYGYTRDYPVERMMRDAKITQIYEGTNQVQRIVMARNLPGS